The genomic interval CTCACAGCCCCGCCCCACGTCGCCATGGCGGGCGCTTCGCCGCCATTTCGGGGTCTCCCCTGAGGGGCGCCGGGCCCGGCCATGGCCCCCCACCCCGAGGGGCTGCGCTGGTACCAGATCCCCCTCTCCTCCGCCCGCATACCCCGCTCGGGGCTCTTCAGCTATGGCTTCCAGGCCAGCCTCCAGCGCTACCAGCAGCTCCGTGCCCTCAAGAACCTCCGGGTGGGCCGCCCCatcgccccgccgccccccggcctgTTGAAGTCctggccccccggccccccgcccgccAACAGCCCTCCCCGGGTCTCCCACCGCCCACGGGGCGCCGGCAGGGCACGAGGTGAGCGTGGCCCGGTGCCAGGGACCGGTGTGAGGGGAGCCGTGACCCTCCTGTGGACCCCACGGTGCCCCAAGGAGGACCCCTGTCACCCCCACGTTGTCCCCACAGACCTCGTGCCTCAAGGGGGGGTGGCCTGGTCACCCCTGCGTTGTCCTTACAGCCCTCCCTGTGCAATAAGGGAGCCCCCAGTCACCCCTGCGTTGTCCCCACAGCCCTCCCTGTGCCCCAAGGGGGCCCCTGGTCACCTGCATTGTCCCCAAAGTTCCCTGGGACCCCAAGGAGGGCCCTGGTCATCTCTGTCTTGTCCCCGCAGCCCTTCCTGTACCCCAAGGGAGACCCCGGTCACCCCCACATTGTCCTCACAGCCCTCCCTGTGCCCCAAGGGGGGCCCTGGTCACCTGCATTGTCCCCACAGTCCCCTGGCACCCCAAGGCAAGGACCTGGTCACCCCTGGGTTGTCCCCACAGCCCCCATGCCCCAAGGAGGGGTGGGAGGCTTGGTCACCCCTGCATTGTCCCCAtggccctcctcctgccccaaggGGGCCCCCGGTCACCCCCGCATTGTCCCCATGGCTCTCCCTGAGTCCCAAGGGGATCTGTGGTGACCCCTGTGCTgtccccacagctccccagcGCCCCAAGAAGTCTCCTGGCACCAGGAAACGGGTGAGCCGggggcagcagcctcctggcccCGCTCAGCCCCATGCCAACCAGCAGTATGCGGCCAGCCGGGACTCCCCAGGATGCCAGGTGGCACCAGACAGTTCCGGGCATGTCCCTGTGCTGCCAGAGGCAGCTGCGAGGTCCCTGGGGGGTGAGGCCAACCACGGGCAGCGCCCTGCAGCTGGAacagtgctgcagcaggcaggcaggagctttGGGGGGAACCTGCCGGGCACGACGGGGGGAACGGCGTCCCCCACAGACAGTGAGGACGATGACCTGATCCCACTGAAGGATATGCTGCTAGCAGGGGATGAGCCCCTGAGCTCTGCGGACCACCAGCAGGTAGGTCCCTGCCTGAGGGTGGGTGCCCTGGTATCAGGGGGTCCTTGGGGGCTTCTCGGCGCCCACTGGGTGTTGTGGTTGGTACCTGCTGAAAACTCACTGTTCCTTTGCTCTGTTGCCCAGGTTGTGTGCCCACAGCCGGATCTGCTTGCCAACAGCCTGGATTCACTGATCCAGGAGAAGAGGTAAGGCTGGTACCCCACCCTGGGCATGGGAGTGGGcatgggagctgtgctgggcatCCTGGGGTGCTCTTGCCCTGCCCTAACCGCCCCTGCgccagggagcagagccaggcagccaTGCTGCAGGCCAGCCTGGCCCAGGTGCACGTGGATGACGCCAGTGCCTCCGAGTCCCCAGACGAGGACACCCAGCTGCCCGAGGAGTACAGGTGCCCCTGCCAGCTGTGCCCAGGTGGAGGGTTAGGGGGGTCTGCACGGTGCCCGCTCCCCACCCAACGCCATCCTCCTACCCGCAGGGATCTCCTGGCCCGCTACACCACGAAACCCAGATTCATCCCCACCGTCCACCCCGGGGAGCCCGTCTTCTGCGCCCACCCGGCACCGGCACCCACCCTGGACACCCAGGGGCTGCAGCCTCAGAGCGTGTTGGAGGGGTTCTTCCTCTGGTGAGCGCCGGGCAGGGGGTGGGCAGGACGTATTGGGGTGAAGGCGGGGGTACAGGGGACACGGGCAGAGCCCCTctcacccccccatccctcccccagcAACTCGCCTGCCTGCCAGGCAGCTTTTGTCCGCAACGGGGGCCTCAGCCTGCTCTACCGCTGTGCGCCCAcctgcccgctgcccgtcctgcGCTGGCTTTTCCAGGTAAGCCACCGTCGCAAGAGGGTGCCCCCTCCTCCCGCAGTGACACCCCGGTCACCCCTTCTTTGTTTCGGCAGCTGATGACCCTCTGCCCGGACACGACCAATGCTTCCCAGGCGCTGTGGGAGATCTGGCTGAGCACTGGGGGTGAGCGCGGGGCAGGTGCGGGGCTGCCTCGCCAGGGTGCCCTCCAAACCCCTGCCCACTCTCACCGTCCCCTTGCCCACAGGCGAGCCCTGGTGCCCCACTGTGCAGGAGATTGGTTGGGCTTTCACCCGTCTCGGCGCTGACCTGAGCCCCCTGCGCCGTCAGCGCCTGCTGCCCCCCGAGCTGTGCCCCACGGAGAGGAGGTGAGCCCCGGTACGGTGGGCAGGAGGGTGCTGCCCGCCCTGCCAGCCCCCCTGCCAACTCCTTCTGCTCCTTCCAGGAACCTGGATCCATCCTGCTCCCCGAGACAGGCGAGCCCCGATGCCACCAGCACGCTGGCCCTGGTGACACAGCTCGGTGACATCTGCAAGGTGGGAGCCAGCTGCCTGCGCCGGTGATGCTGCGCCTTCATTATCTCTGCCCTGCTAATTGGGTGGACAGCGCTGATGCCAGCTTCTGGAGGGGCACCTGCTGGGGCTGCCACTGGCCGTGCCAGCCTTGTCCCTGCCCCGGTGGGGACATCCCCACGGTGGGTTTCGGGGGCTCCTCGGTGACACGCCACCTTCCCCCTCCAGTTCTTGGCACTGTGCGTGGTCACCCAGCCGTGCCGCTATGCCGACAGTGCCCGCCTGGCTCTCATcaccctcctctccttcctcggCCTTGACCGGGTGCTgcgctgccagcccctgcccgaaCTGCAGCATCTCCTGCACTGCCTGCTGGAGGGCATCCGGGACTGGAAGGAGCAGGTACCCAGGGCAAGGGGGGGATCCCTTTGCCCCGTGCCCACCCTCCGCACCCCTCCCTGAGGGCTCTGCCCACAgcatttccctctctccccagctgccagccctctgcctgtccctctgccagcTTTCCCGGCACCACCACAACCTGGTTGCCCTCATGCGGCTGCTGCCGGACCTCACGAGCAGGGGCAGGTACGTCCCTGCCTGCAGCGCCACAACTGGGTGGgatgccaggcagggctggcagcgatGGCCTGCCAGGCGTCCCGTGCCACCCGTGCCCCGCGGATTGGTGACGGGGAGCCCGGCGGGAGCTGGCATGGCCCCGCGGCACCGTGCCAGGGCCGGGCGGGCTGGGATGCGTCTGCCTCTAATTCCTTTATTCCAGATGGTTGCGCAGGCACAAAGCGGGCAGGATCCGGCTGCCGGCACCACCGCCCCTCGCCACGGGTGTCCGGAGGGCACCGGGGCCATGCTGGCGCTGCACAGACGGCACCGGGGGATGGCGGTGACAGGCGCAGAGGTGGGGATGGGCACGCGGGCACGTGCCGGACCCTccttcacactcttccccttcttcccagggaTCTTCGCCAGCACCTGAGCCTTCACGCCATGGCCCGGCTGCTGAGGGAGCCACCGGGCACCGTGCCGCCCCCCGGCGCGCACGCAGAGGTGGGTGCGCCGAGGTGGGACCGTGCCGGGGCTCCGGCGCCCACCGTGAGCTCTGACACGGGGTGCGGGTGCCCTGACACCCGCTTTCCCCCAAGCTGCAGGCGCTGGGCCGGTTCCTGGTGCTGGCGCAGCCGGATACCCTGCGACGTCTGGTGCTCGCTGGGGACCTGGAGGAGCCGGAGGACGCCGACCAGGAGGTGGGTGCTCCACTCGATGGAAAATGGGTTCTGGGGGTGCCCGCACCCCGTTTGGTGAGCTCCCGTGCCCGCTCCCACCCGCAGGCTTGCTACCTGAGctacagcctcctcctcctcgccagcAACGTGGTGGGCTCCGAGCACCCGCCGGCCGAGCAGCGGGTGAGCACCGGGCCCTGGGAGCGGGACCTACGgtggggggggcgtgggggtccACCGtgtccctgacccccccccccctcttgcCGCCTGTCCCCACAGGGTCACCTGGAGCAGCTCTGCGCCCAGCTGGACCAGCATTTTGGGAGGGGGCTGCGCGAGGGCAGCGGCCTCCTCTTCCGAACCCAGCTCAAGGGCCTGGCCGCCCTCCTCTACGTCAAGTGGCAGGAGATGCTGGCCTAGGGCTGGGGGGTCCCGGGGTCCCCAATAAACGCCCGCAGCTCCTCCCGCGCCTGCCGGGCTGTTGGGGCGGGCGGCCTCGGTGGCCGCTGGCGCCCCGAAAGGGCGTCGGGGGCTTTAGAGCCCCCGTTCGGGTGGGCCGGGCGCGGACCGGTTCCAGCGGGGCCGGGTTGACCCGAGCGGACCCGAGcgcagccgagccgagccgaaccCCCTGGCCGCGGCCCGGCCGTGACGtcagggccggggcggggccgagcGGAGCCGCGCGGCGcgcacccg from Accipiter gentilis chromosome 28, bAccGen1.1, whole genome shotgun sequence carries:
- the FAM178B gene encoding LOW QUALITY PROTEIN: protein FAM178B (The sequence of the model RefSeq protein was modified relative to this genomic sequence to represent the inferred CDS: deleted 4 bases in 2 codons), with the translated sequence MAPHPEGLRWYQIPLSSARIPRSGLFSYGFQASLQRYQQLRALKNLRVGRPIAPPPPGLLKSWPPGPPPANSPPRVSHRPRGAGRARAPQRPKKSPGTRKRVSRGQQPPGPAQPHANQQYAASRDSPGCQVAPDSSGHVPVLPEAAARSLGGEANHGQRPAAGTVLQQAGRSFGGNLPGTTGGTASPTDSEDDDLIPLKDMLLAGDEPLSSADHQQVGPCLRVGALVSGGPWGLLGAHWVLWLVPAENSLFLCSVAQVVCPQPDLLANSLDSLIQEKVRLVPHPGHGSGHGSCAGHPGVLLPCPNRPCAREQSQAAMLQASLAQVHVDDASASESPDEDTQLPEEYRCPCQLCPGGGLGGSARCPLPTQRHPPTRRDLLARYTTKPRFIPTVHPGEPVFCAHPAPAPTLDTQGLQPQSVLEGFFLCNSPACQAAFVRNGGLSLLYRCAPTCPLPVLRWLFQLMTLCPDTTNASQALWEIWLSTGGEPWCPTVQEIGWAFTRLGADLSPLRRQRLLPPELCPTERRNLDPSCSPRQASPDATSTLALVTQLGDICKFLALCVVTQPCRYADSARLALITLLSFLGLDRVLRCQPLPELQHLLHCLLEGIRDWKEQLPALCLSLCQLSRHHHNLVALMRLLPDLTSRGRYVPACSATTGWDARQGWQRWPARRPVPPVPRGLVTGSPAGWHGPAAPCQGRAGWDASASNSFIPDGCAGTKRAGSGCRHHRPSPRVSGGHRGHAGAAQTAPGDGGDRRRGGDGHAGTCRTLLHTLPLLPRDLRQHLSLHAMARLLREPPGTVPPPGAHAELQALGRFLVLAQPDTLRRLVLAGDLEEPEDADQEVGAPLDGKWVLGVPAPRLVSSRARSHPQACYLSYSLLLLASNVVGSEHPPAEQRGHLEQLCAQLDQHFGRGLREGSGLLFRTQLKGLAALLYVKWQEMLA